A segment of the Bacillus sp. es.034 genome:
CCAAAGTCACCGATCACCCTTTTCAATACTTTGGCCAATTCATCTCCCCTGAGTTGTTCCGTAAGGTCCGATACCGTCTGGTGGAGAAGCATCTGAAAGATTTTCTCCTGATTGGAGGAAGGGGTGCCTTTCCCCCATATCTGTTCAAGCCTGCTAAAGTTCATTTCCACAAGCTTTTCCTTCCCGGCAAATCCGACCAGCTGTCCTGCCGCTGTTTCAGGCGTTTCTTTTTTGGTTCCCTCCAGGCGGGTTTCGGAGCCTGTAAGGATGTTCATCCATTTATCCACAAGGGAGGAAGCTTGCTTTGTGGATTCTTGACCGGATCCACTCACGCCTGAAGCCTGGCTCCGTCCGCTTAGAGGCACATCAGATGACTTCTGCCCCTCCCTATCTGAAGTCATCCTTTCAAGGATCATGCCCGCTAATCCTTCCTTCCATTGATTCATGACCGTTTCACCGGGGATGAATCCAAGGGACTTCAATACATCGAAATGTCCCAAACGGGTTGCATAGGACTGGGAAGAATCCGCTAAACCAGTCAAGGCTTTGATGACAAGATTTTCAGATATATTCCTTCTCAAGGGTTCCTGAAGCCTTTGGATCATTTGAAGAGTGCCTTCATCTCCTCCCGCTTCTTTTAATCTTGAAGAAAGAGTATCGAGCATGGAAATAAAATCACCTTTTTCCCCGGCTTTCATCGAAAGAAATACCCTGTCTGTAAATGGCATACTCCTTTTAGCCATTTCCACGATGACCTTTGAATTAAGAGCTGCATCTTTCCCTGTCACATGCTTCCCTGCAAATGCGAGCATCTCTTTATGAATCGGTATCTTATCCTTCACAAGGTCCTTGACCAAAGAAGTCATTTCTTTCTCATCGCCCGAAACGGATAGATGATGCAGGAGCCTAGAAGCCATACCCTCGCCATCTCCTTGGGGAGACCGGATCAATTTGAGGCTGATTCCTGTCTCTGTCTGCTTCACTTCCACCCATTGACGCTCTCCTGCTTTCAAAGGAGTTTCAAGCTTTGCCAAGAACCGCTGGCCGTTTGCAGATACTTCTGCCAGATCATCACCCATCAGCTTATGTACCTTTATATAGATAACCCTTCCTCCCTGGACCGAAAATGGTTTTCCACTAAGGGAAGACAGAGTCTGATTCCTTCCAGTGCTGTGAATGTGGGTCATTCTCTCATCCCCTGTCCCATGGTATTCATGCTACCATTTGCTGAAAACGTTCATCCCTTTGTATGCAGAAGCTCTTTTACCGGTGCAAAGCTTTTCCGGTGAAGTGGAGTCACTCCTAATTGCTCGAGCCCATTTAAATGGTCTTTCGTTCCATACCCTGCATTTTTCTCGAAAGCATAGCCGGGATATTTTTCAGCATATTCCTTCATCATCCTGTCTCTCGTAACCTTTGCGATAATGGAAGCTGCCGCAATGGATATGCTTTTCGAATCCCCTTTGATGATCGATTGACTGGGGTATGGCGATACAATTTTCATTGCGTCGATCAATAAGTAATCAGGCTGAACCGGCAGCTGGACGATTGCTTCATTCATCGCCTTTTTCGTCGCTTGATATATATTGATGGAATCGATTTCCTCCGCGTGAACCATCCCAACTCCAATTGAAATAGCATGACGTTGTATGTATTCATAATACTCTTCTCTTTTACCTTCTGAAAGTTTCTTGCTGTCATTCAATCCTGCCAGGTAGAAGTCTTTGGGGAGGATGACGGCTGCCGTTACGACCGGCCCTGCAAGAGGCCCCCTTCCCACTTCGTCTATCCCGGCGATACGGGTATACCCCTGAAAACGCAGCTCCTTCTCATAACGTGTGAGGTCTTGAAACTCCTTTTTCTCCTTAGCCTGCTTCTTTCGTTCCCTTTCGAGCTGAATCAGAAGTTTCTGAACACCTTTTCTCTCGTCCTGTTTCAATTCTTCCAAAATCGGATCAGACTCTGTCAGTGTCCCGATCAATTGTTTGATTTCACTGATCGTTCTATGTACTTTCGTCACGTATGTTCCTCCTCTTATATATCGGATATCCCGCACAAAAATAAAGAGGCTGTGTCAAAGAGATCCACTCCCTTTATACAGCCTCTGCCGTTATTCACTATCTTTTTCAGCTTCACCGATAAAATCAAATGTCATGGGTCCTAATTGAACATTCCGTATGTCCCTGACGATGATTTCAGAAGTCTTGTCATAATTGACTTCTCCACCCGTCATCAGGCAGCCTCTTTTAGCCCCGATCTTATCAAAGCTATCCACTACCTCTTCAGATAACCCTTCGAGGCCGTAACGCTCCTCTAATCGCTCTGGATAGTGCTCTGCAAGAAAACGAAGGCCATATACGGCAATGTCCTGCAAATTCAGGATGGTATCTTTGATTGCTCCCGTCAATGCCAGTTTATAGCCTACCTTGGGATCCTCGAACTTCGGCCATAAAATGCCGGGGGTATCGAGCAGTTCTAGCTCTTTACCGACCTTGATCCATTGCTGGGCTTTCGTCACACCAGGTGTATTTCCGGTTTTGGCGATATTCTTCTTCGCCAACCTGTTGATCAAGGTGGATTTACCTACGTTTGGGATCCCCACGATCATCGCCCTGATGGCACGGGGTCTCATCCCCCTTGACTTCATGCGATCGAATTTATCTTTCAGGATCTCTTTAGCAGCCTGCACAATGACTTGAAGTCCTTTGCCGGCCTGTGCATTGACCGCAAGTGCGGTGATTCCCTGTTCTTTAAAATAGGAAATCCACTGATTGGTCCTGTTCGTGTCTGCCATGTCTGCCTTATTTAATAAAACGAGTCGCGGCTTTTGTCCGATGATTTCTTCAATCATCGGATTTCTCGATGATAACGGGATTCTTGCATCTACTAATTCAATCACTATGTCTACAAGTTTTAATTTCTCAGTAACTTGTCTACGAGCTTTAGCCATATGCCCTGGAAACCATTGTATCGTCATATGACCACCTCCAAACACTTTTTTCTATTATTTCACCAAACCGAAATCTTTAACAGGCCAATAGATCACTTTCGTGTCCCCGATTACCTCATCGGTCGAGACCGTCCCGATATGACGGCTATCTTTACTGAATCGACGGTTATCACCCATTACAAAAATTTCTCCATCTGGTACAGTTTCTTCACCGGTTATATCCTTCAATGAGAAATCTTCGGTTAAGACACCGCCGTTCAATTGATCTTTGTATTCCTTGAGATATGGTTCAGTATAGGCTTTTCCATTTATATATAATGTATCATTTTTATACTCTACCTTATCCCCCGGCAGGCCGATGACCCGTTTGATATAATCCTTTTGCTCAGGGGCATGGAACACAACGATATCGAACCGCTCAGGCTCACCCAGTTTACTTACAATCATTCGGTCACCATTATGTAAAGTAGGCATCATTGATAATCCATCAACTACGATGGGGGCAAATAAAAAGAATCTGATGATAGCAGCTAATCCGACTGCAATTAACAGGGCCTTCATCCATTCCCACCACTCGTTTTTTTCTTTAACCACATCTCCACCACCCATGATTTTTTCTATCTTTTTCTATTCTACTAGAAATTCTTCTAATTCTCATTAAAAATTGGTGGTTTCCCGAAAATAGTCGATCCCCTCTTTAACGAAAGGTTTTAGAAAATGGAAAAGGAGCTTGTCTCCAAGCTCCTTTTCTTACGTTCTTATCGAATTTCTTTAATACGAGCCGCTTTACCACGCAGATTACGTAGGTAATAAAGTTTCGCACGACGTACTTTACCGCGACGAATAACTTCTAATTTAGCGATTTTAGGTGTGTGTACTGGGAAAGTACGCTCAACACCTACACCGTAAGAAATTTTACGAACAGTAAATGTTTCGCTGATACCGCCACCACGGCGTTTGATTACTACTCCTTCGTATACCTGAATACGTTCACGAGTACCCTCAACGATGTTAACGTGTACACGTACTGTATCACCAGGACGGAAAGATGGTAGATCAGAGCGAAGTTGTTCTTTCGTAATATCTTCGATTAATTTGTGCATCTTATTCAACTCCTTCCAACAGATGCTCTTACAAAAGCGATTGATTGCAGCGGAACATCGGGATCCATGGCTTCAGGAGATAACTCCTTTAAACCACAAAGAATATAATATCATACAGGCATTCAGGATGCAATAGCCTATTTAGAGTTTCTCCATTCCTCTATCCACGCCTTCTGTCGATCTGTGAGGGGATAACTCTCTAATAGATCCGGTCTTCTCTCATAGGTCCTTCTCAGGCTCTCTTTCTCTCTCCATTCATCGATCAGGCGATGGTTTCCTGAAATCAACTCTCCGGGTACCTTCATCCCTCTGAAATCCGAAGGACGGGTGTAATGAGGATGCTCTAAGAGGCCTGAGGAGAACGAATCAAGTATGGGAGAATCTTCATTCCCAAGGACCCCGGGAAGCAGACGGACAACACTATCTATGACTACCATCGCACCGAGTTCCCCACCGGTCAACACATAGTCACCTATGGAGATTTCGTCGGTTACCACGTGCTCTCTGATTCGTTCATCATAGCCTTCATAATGACCGCAAATAAACACGAGGTGATCTTCTTTCGAAAGCTCCTCAGCCTTTTTCTGTGTATATCGTTCTCCCTGTGGGCACATAAGGATGACCCGCGGCGTGGATTCTTCTTCTTTTTTCAAGGCATCGACTGCATCGAATATAGGCTGAGGCTTCAAAACCATTCCAGCCCCACCGCCGTAAGGGTAATCATCCACCTGATTATGTTTGTTATCAGCGTACTCACGGAAGTTAATTACATTATAGGTAACGGCTTCTTTCTCATTTGCCTTTTTTAAGATGGAATCACCGAAGATCCCTTCGAACATACCTGGGAATAAAGAGAGGACGTCGATTCTCATCATGACAGGAGGCCTTCCATCGGCTCAATGGTAATGAGCTGATCTTCGATATCCACCATTTTCACGATATCCTCTATGTAGGGGATGAGGTACTCTTTCCCCCGCTCACCCTTCACTACCCATACATCATTCGCACCCGGGCTTAAAATCTCCTTGACGGTACCCAGCTCTTCTCCTGCAGTCGTCACTACCTTACAGCCGACGATTTCATGGAGATAGTATTCTCCTTCGTCCAGTTCCTGTAACTGGTCTTCCTGCACCTTCAAGATGCCTTCTTTAAACTTCTCGACTTCATTGATATTCTCATACCCTTCAAACGTAAGCAAATCAAAACTTTTATGATTTCTGTGAGAATTGATCACGAGACCGAGGGGTTCCTGGCCATTCCGGAACAAATAGAGAGTGTTCCCTTTCTGATAACGCTTTTCGGGGAAATCTGTCGTCGATACGACCTTCACTTCCCCTTTCACTCCATGAGTGTTGACAATCTTACCTACATTAAACCACTTTTCCAACGCATTCACCTCTTGCATTAACGTATTTCTTTCACGATACCGTCTTCTATTACAATCGTCTTTGAAAGGGTTTCTTCCTCCCAATTGTCACCAACTTGAATGTCCATCATACCTTGGACTTCCTTTTCCTTCAGCTCGCTGCCGATCGGGAGGATATTCAGCTGTTCCATTTGAAAATCCAACAGCTTGATTTTTTCTGCCCGTTCATTCAATTCTCTTTCAAAATGCTGATTTAATTTATGAGTGGGGTATTTCTTGCCACGTTCAATCTTTTTCATTTCGAACTGAAGCTGATCACTTTCCTTTTTCAGATGAAACTTTTGATTTTCATACCGTTTCATTAACAGGTCCTTACTCTTTTCTGTGAGGACTTGTTTAATCGTTATCGTATGTATCACGTTCAACGTCTTTCCTCCTCCTTTTATTCACCCCTCACTGATGTAATGGTCTTTAAGGGTGTTCTTAGGGGAGAAACGGCTTGTATGGGGGCTTAAGAACCCTTCTCTCGATAGTATACCATTACACGGCGGTCAACCCTATGAAAAAGGGGACTGACGTCTTAAGGCTAAGTAGTAACCTTTGTGGGTCAGTCCCCTGATTCTTAGAGCTTGTTGTAATGAGCTTAAGGAAGCTTCCTTACTCCACTATCTCTAAAAAGATTTTCTTCTGTTGTGAAGATCCTGCTGCAGCGTATACCACAGTTCGAATCGATTTAGCTACACGCCCCTGTTTCCCAATGACCTTACCCATATCCTCGGGATGAACGGATAACTTATACGTTAACCCGTTCGTTCCTTCATCCAAATCGACGCGGACAGAGTCCGGATGGTCAACCAGGGGTTTCACAATCGTTAGAATAAGATCTTTCATCGATCTAATCGATTACTTGCTGTTTTTAGCATTGTGGAATTTTTCCATAATGCCTTGGTTTGAGAATAAGTTACGAACTGTGTCAGATGGCTTAGCACCATTTGATAACCATTTAAGAGCTAACTCTTCATCGATTTTCACTTCAGCTGG
Coding sequences within it:
- the rpsP gene encoding 30S ribosomal protein S16, with translation MAVKIRLKRMGAKKSPFYRIVVADSRSPRDGRQIETVGTYNPVAKPAEVKIDEELALKWLSNGAKPSDTVRNLFSNQGIMEKFHNAKNSK
- a CDS encoding ribonuclease HII yields the protein MTKVHRTISEIKQLIGTLTESDPILEELKQDERKGVQKLLIQLERERKKQAKEKKEFQDLTRYEKELRFQGYTRIAGIDEVGRGPLAGPVVTAAVILPKDFYLAGLNDSKKLSEGKREEYYEYIQRHAISIGVGMVHAEEIDSINIYQATKKAMNEAIVQLPVQPDYLLIDAMKIVSPYPSQSIIKGDSKSISIAAASIIAKVTRDRMMKEYAEKYPGYAFEKNAGYGTKDHLNGLEQLGVTPLHRKSFAPVKELLHTKG
- the trmD gene encoding tRNA (guanosine(37)-N1)-methyltransferase TrmD, with the protein product MRIDVLSLFPGMFEGIFGDSILKKANEKEAVTYNVINFREYADNKHNQVDDYPYGGGAGMVLKPQPIFDAVDALKKEEESTPRVILMCPQGERYTQKKAEELSKEDHLVFICGHYEGYDERIREHVVTDEISIGDYVLTGGELGAMVVIDSVVRLLPGVLGNEDSPILDSFSSGLLEHPHYTRPSDFRGMKVPGELISGNHRLIDEWREKESLRRTYERRPDLLESYPLTDRQKAWIEEWRNSK
- a CDS encoding YlqD family protein is translated as MNVIHTITIKQVLTEKSKDLLMKRYENQKFHLKKESDQLQFEMKKIERGKKYPTHKLNQHFERELNERAEKIKLLDFQMEQLNILPIGSELKEKEVQGMMDIQVGDNWEEETLSKTIVIEDGIVKEIR
- the lepB gene encoding signal peptidase I, with the protein product MVKEKNEWWEWMKALLIAVGLAAIIRFFLFAPIVVDGLSMMPTLHNGDRMIVSKLGEPERFDIVVFHAPEQKDYIKRVIGLPGDKVEYKNDTLYINGKAYTEPYLKEYKDQLNGGVLTEDFSLKDITGEETVPDGEIFVMGDNRRFSKDSRHIGTVSTDEVIGDTKVIYWPVKDFGLVK
- the ylqF gene encoding ribosome biogenesis GTPase YlqF; translated protein: MTIQWFPGHMAKARRQVTEKLKLVDIVIELVDARIPLSSRNPMIEEIIGQKPRLVLLNKADMADTNRTNQWISYFKEQGITALAVNAQAGKGLQVIVQAAKEILKDKFDRMKSRGMRPRAIRAMIVGIPNVGKSTLINRLAKKNIAKTGNTPGVTKAQQWIKVGKELELLDTPGILWPKFEDPKVGYKLALTGAIKDTILNLQDIAVYGLRFLAEHYPERLEERYGLEGLSEEVVDSFDKIGAKRGCLMTGGEVNYDKTSEIIVRDIRNVQLGPMTFDFIGEAEKDSE
- a CDS encoding KH domain-containing protein; its protein translation is MKDLILTIVKPLVDHPDSVRVDLDEGTNGLTYKLSVHPEDMGKVIGKQGRVAKSIRTVVYAAAGSSQQKKIFLEIVE
- the rplS gene encoding 50S ribosomal protein L19, encoding MHKLIEDITKEQLRSDLPSFRPGDTVRVHVNIVEGTRERIQVYEGVVIKRRGGGISETFTVRKISYGVGVERTFPVHTPKIAKLEVIRRGKVRRAKLYYLRNLRGKAARIKEIR
- the rimM gene encoding ribosome maturation factor RimM (Essential for efficient processing of 16S rRNA), with protein sequence MEKWFNVGKIVNTHGVKGEVKVVSTTDFPEKRYQKGNTLYLFRNGQEPLGLVINSHRNHKSFDLLTFEGYENINEVEKFKEGILKVQEDQLQELDEGEYYLHEIVGCKVVTTAGEELGTVKEILSPGANDVWVVKGERGKEYLIPYIEDIVKMVDIEDQLITIEPMEGLLS